The following coding sequences lie in one Myxococcus xanthus genomic window:
- a CDS encoding YHS domain-containing protein, with amino-acid sequence MKNAQGQGQHLDPVCGKTLDTPEGRPTAEYKKRRYFFCSERCRHAFERQAERFRFNELARVGALMTPGRVRWGIA; translated from the coding sequence ATGAAGAACGCGCAGGGACAGGGACAGCACTTGGACCCCGTATGTGGGAAGACCTTGGACACACCCGAGGGCCGTCCCACCGCCGAGTACAAGAAGCGCCGTTACTTCTTCTGCTCGGAGCGGTGCCGCCACGCCTTCGAAAGGCAGGCGGAGCGCTTCCGCTTCAACGAACTGGCCCGCGTCGGCGCGCTGATGACGCCGGGCCGCGTTCGCTGGGGCATTGCCTGA
- the recJ gene encoding single-stranded-DNA-specific exonuclease RecJ, whose product MRWLLPDVVEQEVASLAGELSLHPLAAKVLLHRGYRTPESASAFLSDRLADLPDPFRMKGMPGAVDRIIRAIRSREKVTLYGDYDVDGVCSTSLLYLFMKELGAPPATYIPHRLDEGYGLNVGAVERIAAEGTRVLVTLDCGITSVAEITRAKELGLDVLVVDHHTVPPTLPPAVAVLNPHQPGCEYPTKALCAAGVAFNFCMGIRKRLRDEGFFATRKEPNLRAMMDLVALATVADVVPLTGANRILVTHGLQELSAGRRPGVRALKEVAGMDPDASVTAGQVGFRLGPRINAAGRLHDASLGLQLLCSESPETARSLAAVLDRANAERQGIESSILTQALAQAESLKDARGLVLFDEGWHPGVIGIVASRVVERFYRPTVMVGVKDGVGKGSARSIEAFHLHDALSGCAEMLTRFGGHKHAAGLTIDAERLPAFREAFEKIAYQRLTPEDLIPRCRVDAVVNPNELDAHAVESLQRLGPFGQGNPEPVLVLRRQVARPRVLQPKSGTGSGHLKLALADAPELDAIGFNMADRATLVDGPVDLAFQAGFDTFRGQRKLSLRLKDLRVAA is encoded by the coding sequence GTGCGGTGGTTGCTTCCAGATGTAGTCGAGCAGGAAGTGGCGTCCCTCGCGGGCGAACTGTCACTGCACCCGCTCGCGGCGAAGGTGCTCCTGCACCGTGGCTACCGCACCCCCGAGTCCGCGTCGGCGTTCCTGTCGGACCGGTTGGCGGACCTGCCGGACCCGTTCCGCATGAAGGGGATGCCGGGAGCGGTGGACCGCATCATCCGGGCGATTCGCTCGCGGGAGAAGGTGACGCTCTACGGTGACTACGACGTGGATGGCGTCTGCTCCACGTCGCTGCTGTACCTCTTCATGAAGGAGCTGGGCGCGCCGCCCGCGACGTACATCCCCCACCGGCTGGATGAAGGCTACGGCCTCAACGTCGGCGCGGTGGAGCGCATCGCCGCGGAGGGCACGCGGGTGCTGGTGACGCTGGACTGCGGCATCACCTCGGTGGCGGAAATCACCCGCGCCAAGGAGCTGGGCCTGGACGTGCTGGTGGTGGACCACCACACCGTGCCGCCCACGCTGCCGCCCGCGGTGGCGGTGCTCAACCCGCACCAGCCAGGCTGCGAGTACCCGACGAAGGCGCTGTGCGCCGCGGGCGTGGCCTTCAACTTCTGCATGGGCATCCGCAAGCGCCTGCGCGACGAGGGCTTCTTCGCCACCCGGAAGGAGCCCAACCTCCGGGCCATGATGGACCTGGTGGCGCTGGCCACGGTGGCGGACGTGGTGCCCCTCACCGGCGCCAACCGCATCCTGGTGACGCATGGCCTCCAGGAGCTGAGCGCGGGCCGCCGGCCGGGCGTGCGGGCCTTGAAGGAAGTGGCGGGCATGGACCCGGACGCCTCCGTCACCGCGGGCCAGGTGGGCTTCCGCCTGGGGCCTCGCATCAACGCGGCGGGCCGGCTGCATGACGCCTCGCTGGGCCTTCAGCTGCTGTGCTCGGAGTCACCGGAGACGGCGCGCTCGCTGGCCGCGGTGTTGGACAGGGCCAACGCGGAGCGCCAGGGCATCGAGAGCAGCATCCTCACGCAGGCGCTGGCCCAGGCGGAGTCGCTGAAGGACGCGCGCGGCCTGGTGCTGTTCGACGAAGGCTGGCACCCGGGCGTCATCGGCATCGTCGCCTCGCGCGTGGTGGAGCGCTTCTACCGGCCCACCGTCATGGTGGGGGTGAAGGACGGCGTGGGGAAGGGCTCGGCGCGCAGCATCGAGGCCTTCCACCTCCATGACGCGCTCAGTGGCTGCGCGGAGATGCTGACGCGCTTCGGCGGCCACAAGCACGCCGCGGGGCTCACCATCGACGCGGAGCGGCTGCCCGCCTTCCGGGAGGCCTTTGAGAAGATTGCCTACCAGCGCCTCACTCCGGAGGACCTCATCCCCCGGTGCCGCGTGGACGCGGTGGTGAATCCCAACGAGCTGGACGCTCACGCCGTGGAGTCGCTCCAGCGGCTGGGCCCCTTCGGGCAGGGCAATCCGGAGCCCGTGCTGGTGCTGCGCCGGCAGGTGGCTCGCCCGCGCGTGCTGCAGCCCAAGTCCGGCACGGGCAGCGGCCATCTCAAGCTGGCCCTGGCGGACGCACCGGAACTGGACGCCATCGGCTTCAACATGGCGGACCGGGCCACGCTGGTGGATGGCCCGGTGGACCTGGCCTTCCAGGCCGGCTTCGACACGTTCCGAGGCCAGCGCAAGCTGTCCCTGCGGCTCAAGGACCTGCGGGTGGCCGCCTAG
- the secF gene encoding protein translocase subunit SecF translates to MQILKNKTNIDFISKRKPALFLSTLLNLAIIVGIAAFGFNFGVDFAGGTVVEVKFDHPITAEEVRERADKGGLPDVSVQNIGAAEENTFLLRMGGVTQLNEESGAKGKAALEALGGVRNVYSDLPNGIIRFRAAQPMDSDAVTKAVESAGIGVQEVRDLGEAQGGTGYDYQVVASGMADRVFAALNAGLEKPDFEQRRVDYVGPQVGKQLRNRGIMALLYSMVAILIYVAFRFDFKFGPGALVAMVHDVIMVAGYYLVSRREFNLTAIAALLTVVGYSVNDTIVIYDRIREDMAKFQGKPFAEVINIAINDTLGRTILTSGTTALSLIGLLIFGVGEIFDFAMAMLVGIVVGVYSTIYIASPLTIWLDERAAAKEARQRASGNVDHQQPNAA, encoded by the coding sequence ATGCAGATTCTCAAGAACAAGACGAACATCGACTTCATCAGCAAGCGCAAGCCCGCGCTGTTTCTCTCCACGCTGCTGAACCTGGCGATCATCGTCGGCATCGCCGCCTTCGGCTTCAACTTCGGCGTGGACTTCGCGGGCGGCACGGTGGTGGAGGTGAAGTTCGACCACCCCATCACCGCCGAAGAGGTCCGCGAGCGCGCGGACAAGGGTGGCCTGCCGGACGTCAGCGTGCAGAACATCGGCGCGGCGGAGGAGAACACCTTCCTGCTCCGCATGGGCGGCGTCACGCAGCTCAACGAGGAGAGCGGTGCCAAGGGCAAGGCGGCCCTGGAGGCGCTGGGTGGCGTGCGCAACGTCTACTCGGACCTGCCCAACGGCATCATCCGCTTCCGCGCTGCGCAGCCCATGGATTCCGACGCCGTCACGAAGGCGGTGGAGTCGGCGGGCATTGGCGTACAGGAAGTCCGCGACCTGGGCGAGGCCCAGGGCGGCACGGGCTACGACTACCAGGTGGTGGCCAGCGGCATGGCGGACCGCGTGTTCGCCGCGCTCAACGCCGGGCTGGAGAAGCCGGACTTCGAGCAGCGCCGCGTGGACTACGTCGGTCCGCAGGTGGGCAAGCAGCTGCGCAACCGCGGCATCATGGCGCTGCTGTACTCGATGGTCGCCATCCTCATCTACGTGGCGTTCCGGTTCGACTTCAAGTTCGGTCCGGGCGCGCTCGTGGCCATGGTCCACGACGTCATCATGGTGGCGGGCTACTACCTGGTGAGCCGGCGCGAGTTCAACCTGACGGCCATCGCGGCGCTGCTGACGGTGGTCGGCTACTCCGTCAACGACACCATCGTCATCTACGACCGCATCCGCGAGGACATGGCGAAGTTCCAGGGCAAGCCCTTCGCGGAGGTCATCAACATCGCCATCAACGACACGCTGGGCCGCACCATCCTCACCTCCGGCACCACGGCGCTGTCGCTCATCGGTCTGCTCATCTTCGGCGTGGGCGAAATCTTCGACTTCGCCATGGCGATGCTGGTGGGCATCGTGGTCGGTGTGTACTCGACCATCTACATCGCCAGCCCGCTGACCATCTGGCTGGACGAGCGCGCCGCGGCGAAGGAAGCCCGTCAGCGCGCCAGCGGCAACGTCGACCACCAGCAGCCGAACGCTGCGTGA